A portion of the Halobacillus ihumii genome contains these proteins:
- a CDS encoding alpha/beta fold hydrolase: MRSHIYKERKKYILVPILFFLLGSSIFFMNSSPTRSEKTNSTIPTLFVHGFKGGPGTFNTMLQRFENNNWGSKQMVIHVSSSGDLRVRGNIPHSLNPFIQILFENDRANLKDQTHWLKKVMHTLKVDHGVEQVNLVGHSMGGLASANFLLNNQQGDFPSVNKLVTVGSPFLGIKQESYFAVNTGAATIDLKADSHALTNMIKNKENINSKVHVLAIAGVINQEAPPAKQWDGLVSKRSALGLSRIIPPVNYQERIFFNETATHSGLHEFTEVDQALAQFLWSIQND, translated from the coding sequence ATGCGCAGTCATATATATAAAGAAAGAAAAAAATATATCCTAGTTCCCATCTTGTTCTTTCTACTAGGCAGTTCCATCTTCTTTATGAACTCCTCACCTACCCGTTCTGAAAAAACCAATTCGACCATTCCAACCCTATTTGTTCATGGGTTCAAAGGCGGGCCTGGAACATTCAATACAATGCTTCAGCGTTTTGAAAACAACAATTGGGGATCTAAGCAGATGGTTATTCACGTTTCATCCTCAGGAGATCTGCGGGTGCGAGGGAATATTCCTCACTCGTTGAATCCGTTTATTCAAATCCTGTTTGAAAATGACCGTGCTAATTTAAAGGATCAAACACATTGGTTAAAAAAAGTGATGCATACCCTTAAAGTGGATCATGGTGTTGAACAAGTTAACCTTGTCGGTCATTCTATGGGAGGCCTCGCTTCCGCGAATTTCCTGTTAAATAATCAACAAGGGGATTTTCCTTCAGTGAATAAACTAGTTACTGTTGGCAGTCCTTTTTTAGGTATTAAGCAAGAGAGTTATTTTGCTGTGAACACGGGAGCAGCTACAATTGATTTAAAAGCAGATTCACATGCTTTAACAAATATGATCAAAAATAAAGAAAACATTAACTCAAAGGTTCATGTTTTAGCGATTGCGGGTGTCATTAACCAGGAAGCTCCACCTGCCAAGCAATGGGATGGGCTGGTCAGTAAGCGGAGTGCCCTAGGGCTCAGTCGCATAATCCCGCCAGTAAATTACCAGGAACGGATATTTTTCAACGAAACCGCCACACACTCGGGTCTGCACGAATTTACCGAAGTCGACCAAGCGCTCGCACAATTCCTCTGGAGCATACAAAACGACT
- a CDS encoding Bax inhibitor-1/YccA family membrane protein — MRSGNPVLKDKTFQRSGNPGATMSLGGTVAKTFFLFLFLLGSALYTWYQFSQGVNVSLMMIIGAIGGLVFALITIFIPKAAPVTAPIYAALEGFFIGGISSFAESNYPGIVIQAASLTFAVMGALLFLYATGIIKVTKNFRLMVISATLAIFIVYIVNFILNIFFQASVPYLHSSGPIGIGISLVIVAVAALNLVLDFDFIERGVDKGAPKHMEWYGAFGLMITLVWLYIEILRLLQKLRR, encoded by the coding sequence ATGCGAAGTGGAAATCCCGTTTTAAAAGATAAAACCTTTCAAAGGTCCGGCAACCCCGGGGCAACAATGTCTCTCGGTGGAACCGTAGCCAAAACCTTCTTTTTATTTCTCTTTTTACTCGGTTCAGCACTTTACACATGGTATCAGTTTTCACAGGGAGTAAACGTCAGCCTCATGATGATCATCGGTGCGATTGGAGGGTTGGTTTTCGCCCTGATCACGATCTTCATTCCAAAAGCAGCACCTGTTACAGCACCTATTTACGCAGCACTCGAAGGTTTTTTCATTGGAGGAATTTCTTCGTTCGCGGAATCAAACTACCCGGGGATTGTCATTCAAGCAGCTTCTTTAACCTTTGCTGTTATGGGTGCGCTCCTGTTTCTCTATGCAACAGGCATCATTAAAGTAACGAAGAACTTTAGATTAATGGTTATTTCGGCTACGCTAGCGATCTTTATTGTCTATATCGTTAATTTCATTTTAAATATCTTTTTTCAGGCAAGTGTTCCTTACTTGCACTCAAGTGGACCGATTGGGATTGGGATTAGTTTGGTGATTGTCGCGGTTGCGGCCTTAAACCTCGTACTTGATTTTGATTTCATTGAACGAGGCGTTGACAAAGGAGCACCTAAACATATGGAATGGTATGGGGCCTTTGGACTGATGATTACACTTGTGTGGCTCTATATAGAAATCCTTCGTTTATTACAAAAATTGAGGAGATAA
- a CDS encoding pyridoxamine 5'-phosphate oxidase family protein: MNQQALKEKIFDIMEKHQVGTLATVKDGKPYSRFMTFSNDDEFTFYTPTNKKTHKAEEIEANPNVYILIGYEGEGLGDAYLEVEGQAKIRDDQNIKDQLWNDRMKQWFSGKDDPEYIVLEIYPESIRLMNAGAQTPEELEL, translated from the coding sequence ATGAATCAGCAAGCGCTTAAAGAAAAGATTTTTGATATTATGGAAAAGCACCAAGTTGGTACGCTGGCAACAGTTAAAGACGGAAAGCCGTATTCAAGGTTTATGACCTTTTCAAATGATGATGAATTTACTTTCTACACCCCTACGAATAAAAAAACTCATAAAGCAGAGGAAATTGAGGCGAATCCCAATGTTTACATTTTAATTGGGTACGAGGGTGAAGGACTTGGCGATGCCTACCTGGAAGTAGAAGGACAAGCTAAGATCCGTGACGATCAGAATATAAAAGATCAATTGTGGAATGACAGAATGAAACAGTGGTTTTCTGGAAAAGATGACCCTGAATATATCGTATTGGAGATTTATCCAGAGAGCATTCGATTAATGAATGCAGGAGCTCAGACACCTGAAGAATTAGAATTATAA
- a CDS encoding ArsR/SmtB family transcription factor, whose translation MDDSFYLKDLDEETLFIVSQTFKALSDPTRIRILNLLFEREYAVNEISETLGLRQSTVSHQLRFLKNLRLVKYRREGTTIYYSHDDEHVINVLQQMIKHALHH comes from the coding sequence ATGGATGATTCTTTTTATTTGAAAGACTTGGATGAAGAAACGCTATTTATTGTCAGTCAAACGTTCAAAGCCTTGTCTGATCCAACCAGAATTCGGATTTTAAATCTCCTTTTTGAAAGGGAATATGCGGTTAATGAAATCTCTGAAACCCTTGGGCTTCGGCAATCAACAGTCTCTCATCAGCTCCGATTTCTTAAAAATTTGCGACTCGTTAAATATCGCAGGGAGGGGACGACGATTTACTATTCTCACGATGATGAACATGTTATTAACGTGCTTCAGCAAATGATCAAACACGCTCTGCATCATTAA
- a CDS encoding cation diffusion facilitator family transporter has product MGHHHHHHDHTTGNIKLAFFLNLGFTLLEIVGGILTNSMAILSDALHDLGDSLSLGLAWFLQKYSKKGKNHNFSFGYKRFSLLAALINSIVLIVGSVFILTEAIPRLMDPEQPHAGGMIAFAILGIIVNGAAAFRLRGGESMNQKVMSLHLLEDVLGWVAVLVVGIVMAFAYLPILDPIASIAITLYILYNVVLNLIKTMRLFLEGVPEDVNLESVVDRINALQHVESTHHTHLWSLDGEHHAFSTHIVVPSSASKEEICTIKEQVKSIINTIHLDHITIEIEYEDEYCSMHEQDEGGFQHG; this is encoded by the coding sequence ATGGGGCACCATCACCATCATCATGACCATACGACTGGAAATATTAAATTAGCTTTCTTTCTAAACTTGGGGTTTACACTCCTGGAGATTGTCGGAGGAATTTTAACCAACAGTATGGCGATCCTTTCAGATGCGTTACACGATTTAGGTGATTCGCTATCCCTCGGGTTAGCATGGTTTCTGCAAAAGTACTCGAAAAAAGGAAAAAACCATAATTTCTCTTTTGGCTATAAACGCTTCTCACTTCTAGCTGCACTTATTAACAGTATTGTGTTAATCGTAGGATCCGTGTTTATTTTAACAGAGGCAATCCCGAGACTTATGGATCCCGAGCAACCACATGCGGGCGGAATGATCGCGTTCGCTATATTAGGAATTATTGTTAATGGAGCAGCAGCTTTTCGGCTGCGCGGTGGGGAATCAATGAACCAGAAAGTCATGTCGCTGCACCTTCTTGAGGACGTTCTCGGATGGGTGGCTGTACTAGTTGTCGGCATCGTCATGGCCTTCGCCTATTTACCGATTCTCGATCCGATTGCTTCCATTGCCATCACCCTATACATTTTATATAACGTTGTCTTAAATTTAATCAAAACGATGCGGTTATTTCTTGAAGGAGTCCCCGAAGATGTTAATCTGGAAAGTGTGGTTGACCGAATCAATGCACTTCAGCACGTTGAATCTACCCACCATACTCACTTATGGTCACTGGATGGGGAACACCACGCCTTCTCCACACATATTGTGGTGCCTTCTTCCGCTTCCAAGGAAGAGATATGTACAATCAAGGAACAAGTAAAATCGATCATTAATACGATTCACCTTGACCATATTACAATTGAAATTGAGTATGAAGATGAGTACTGTTCTATGCATGAGCAGGATGAAGGAGGGTTTCAGCATGGATGA
- a CDS encoding GNAT family N-acetyltransferase, translating into MKWIQKTFHELTTQELYKILELRTEVFVVEQNCPYKEVDGLDEECVHIWLEEGGEMIAYCRIVPSQASGEYDSIGRVLVVKQQRGKGYARDLMHKAIETLKQKDNIERISLHGQEYLRHFYGSFGFQEVTEVYLEDNIPHVDMVMKV; encoded by the coding sequence ATGAAGTGGATTCAAAAAACATTTCACGAGCTCACTACTCAAGAACTGTATAAAATTTTGGAGTTGAGAACAGAAGTATTTGTCGTTGAACAAAATTGTCCGTACAAAGAGGTGGACGGACTTGATGAAGAATGTGTACATATTTGGCTTGAAGAGGGCGGAGAAATGATTGCCTACTGTAGAATTGTTCCATCGCAGGCAAGTGGGGAGTATGATTCAATTGGCCGCGTACTTGTCGTGAAGCAGCAGCGCGGTAAAGGTTATGCAAGAGATCTCATGCATAAAGCAATTGAGACATTAAAGCAGAAAGACAATATTGAGAGGATATCCCTGCATGGGCAGGAGTACTTAAGACATTTTTATGGATCGTTTGGCTTTCAAGAGGTTACAGAAGTTTACTTGGAAGACAACATCCCGCATGTGGATATGGTGATGAAGGTATAG
- a CDS encoding aldehyde dehydrogenase family protein, giving the protein MSPQTFTKQYINGEWKTGASEQTVENINPYTHHTIASIPSANEEDLDQAYKSAQAAQKDWKKVTPGKKQDYFDSLQKVVADRKDEIIDWLVKESGSTLTKAEAEFQTANGILREAASFPTRMEGQILPSNIPGKENRIYRSPKGVIGVIGPWNFPFHLAMRSVAPAIATGNTVVVKPASSTPATAGLLLAELFEEAGFPAGVLNVVVGRGSEIGDAFVTHPIPALISFTGSTEVGSHIGELAGKHLKDTALELGGNNAMLVLDDADIDRAVEAASFGKFLHQGQICIALNRIIVHESVHDEFVSALQQKIQKLQVGDPAEKETIVGPLINQEAAERIQKNMNDSLEQGAEKLAGGEVTGNLIQPTLLTNVTNDMPIANNEIFGPVAAVIQVANEEEAIKLANDSPYGLSGSVFTTDIHRGVEVAKQIDTGMIHVNDQSVNDEGHVAFGGEKQSGLGRFGGSWAIDKFTTVKTIGVMSGYREFPF; this is encoded by the coding sequence ATGAGTCCGCAAACATTTACTAAACAATATATCAATGGGGAGTGGAAGACGGGGGCAAGCGAACAAACCGTTGAGAATATAAATCCCTATACTCATCATACTATTGCAAGTATTCCATCAGCTAATGAGGAAGACTTGGACCAAGCATATAAGTCTGCACAGGCAGCACAGAAAGATTGGAAAAAGGTTACACCAGGGAAAAAACAAGATTACTTTGATTCACTACAAAAAGTTGTGGCGGATCGCAAGGATGAAATTATAGATTGGCTTGTGAAGGAATCGGGGAGTACGCTGACTAAAGCAGAGGCAGAGTTCCAGACAGCTAATGGCATTCTTCGAGAAGCTGCTTCATTTCCAACACGTATGGAAGGACAAATCCTGCCATCGAACATACCGGGGAAAGAAAACCGTATTTATCGTTCTCCTAAAGGAGTCATTGGAGTTATTGGCCCTTGGAACTTCCCGTTTCATTTAGCGATGAGATCGGTGGCGCCGGCCATTGCCACAGGTAATACAGTAGTGGTTAAACCAGCCTCAAGCACTCCTGCTACAGCAGGGCTGCTTCTTGCTGAACTATTTGAAGAGGCAGGATTTCCGGCTGGAGTATTGAATGTTGTCGTAGGCCGTGGCTCTGAAATTGGAGATGCTTTTGTAACGCATCCTATACCTGCACTCATTTCATTTACGGGTTCTACAGAGGTGGGCAGCCATATCGGAGAGCTCGCCGGAAAGCATCTAAAGGATACGGCCCTTGAATTAGGCGGTAATAACGCAATGCTCGTCCTTGATGACGCTGATATTGACAGGGCTGTCGAAGCTGCTTCCTTCGGTAAGTTTTTACACCAAGGACAAATTTGCATCGCACTCAACCGAATCATTGTTCATGAGTCAGTTCATGATGAATTTGTATCAGCTCTTCAGCAAAAAATCCAAAAGCTGCAGGTTGGCGACCCTGCTGAAAAAGAAACGATCGTGGGTCCGCTCATTAATCAAGAAGCCGCTGAGCGTATTCAAAAGAATATGAACGACAGCCTTGAACAGGGAGCTGAAAAACTTGCTGGCGGAGAGGTAACGGGAAACTTGATACAACCGACTTTATTAACAAATGTAACGAATGACATGCCAATTGCGAACAACGAAATCTTCGGTCCGGTAGCTGCTGTTATTCAAGTGGCTAATGAAGAGGAAGCGATTAAACTGGCTAATGACTCACCATATGGCTTAAGTGGTTCGGTGTTCACGACTGATATTCATCGTGGTGTTGAAGTAGCTAAACAAATAGACACGGGTATGATTCATGTGAACGACCAATCTGTCAACGATGAAGGACATGTTGCCTTCGGTGGTGAAAAACAATCTGGACTAGGACGTTTTGGCGGTTCTTGGGCAATTGATAAATTTACAACAGTCAAAACGATTGGGGTCATGAGCGGGTATCGAGAATTTCCATTTTAA
- a CDS encoding pyridoxal phosphate-dependent aminotransferase — protein sequence MKTFPQSETLKRLPDQFFATLVKKLNTYQNQGHDVLNLGQGNPDQPTPPHVVQSLQKASENPVYHKYPPFKGFDFLKESVAEFYKREYDVEVDPSSEVAIMSGSKAGLVELSQCLLNPGDVALVPDPGYPDYWSGVSIADAVMKSMPLLRENDFLPDYAQLDNNILEKAKLMFLNYPNNPTGAVASEEFFQETIDFADMHDICVVHDFAYGAIGFDEHKKPLSFLQMPGSKEVGIEIYTMSKTYNMAGWRVAFAVGNPSVVEAIELIQDHYHVSLFGALQEATATALLEPQDSVRELRQTYEERRDILAEGFEELGWDLQPCKGSFFVWLKVPEGYSSQSFADALLDQVGLFVAPGIGFGTYGEGYVRIGLNNSKEDLEESIRRFKKFQKAESEQ from the coding sequence ATGAAAACATTCCCCCAATCGGAAACGCTGAAAAGACTGCCCGATCAATTTTTTGCAACACTCGTTAAAAAGTTAAATACATATCAGAACCAAGGCCACGATGTTCTGAACTTGGGACAGGGTAATCCCGATCAACCTACCCCTCCCCACGTTGTTCAATCATTGCAAAAGGCCTCTGAAAACCCGGTTTATCATAAATACCCGCCCTTTAAGGGATTTGATTTTCTAAAGGAGTCGGTCGCTGAGTTCTATAAACGTGAATATGACGTTGAAGTAGACCCCTCCTCAGAAGTTGCAATCATGTCCGGCAGTAAAGCCGGGCTTGTAGAGCTAAGTCAGTGCCTTCTTAATCCGGGAGATGTCGCACTCGTGCCTGATCCTGGTTACCCAGATTACTGGTCTGGTGTCTCCATAGCCGATGCTGTCATGAAGTCGATGCCGCTTCTGCGCGAGAATGACTTTCTACCAGACTATGCACAATTGGACAACAACATTTTGGAAAAAGCTAAATTAATGTTCCTCAACTATCCAAATAACCCTACAGGAGCTGTCGCTTCAGAGGAATTTTTCCAGGAAACCATTGACTTTGCTGATATGCATGATATTTGTGTGGTTCATGATTTCGCGTATGGAGCTATCGGATTTGATGAACATAAAAAACCGCTGAGTTTTCTGCAAATGCCTGGATCAAAAGAAGTGGGAATTGAAATCTATACGATGTCTAAAACTTATAACATGGCTGGGTGGCGTGTTGCCTTTGCTGTTGGAAACCCTAGTGTGGTCGAAGCGATCGAACTAATTCAGGATCACTATCATGTGAGTCTGTTCGGTGCCCTTCAGGAAGCTACAGCTACAGCTTTACTTGAGCCTCAGGATTCTGTTAGAGAATTACGGCAAACGTATGAGGAAAGAAGAGATATTCTGGCAGAAGGGTTTGAAGAGTTAGGCTGGGACCTCCAGCCATGTAAAGGATCCTTTTTCGTATGGTTGAAGGTACCTGAAGGCTATTCATCACAATCTTTTGCTGATGCTTTGCTGGATCAAGTTGGATTGTTTGTGGCTCCAGGTATTGGCTTTGGAACCTATGGGGAAGGATACGTTAGAATTGGACTGAATAACTCGAAAGAAGACCTTGAAGAATCAATCCGTCGCTTTAAAAAATTCCAAAAAGCGGAGTCAGAGCAATAG
- a CDS encoding FAD-dependent oxidoreductase, whose protein sequence is MKFVIIGGDAAGMSAAMQIVRNSEGNEIVTLERGEIYSYGQCGLPYVFGGEVESFDDLVARTPEQFRNKYGIDARQLHEVTKVDCDHKVVYGIDHNSGEKFKESYDRLLIATGADPVMPPWEGKDLSGIYSLKTIPDAKDIMAGLGDKADQVTIIGGGYIGLEMAENLAAIGKKINIIDRGDRLGKIFDEDMSEFIHKEAEKQGVELLLGESVEGFNGTKKVNSVITDKGEYETDLVLAAVGVAPNTSFLNGTGIYTSYHQAIEVNAFMETSIMDIYAAGDCATQFNRVKQRPDYVPLGTHANKQGRIAGLNMVDHPRTFQGIVGTSILKFFDLTLGRTGISSQEAKEAHIPYKTVKIDSTHAAGYYSKEDPMTLKLIYDEQSRQLLGGQVIGGQGVDKRIDVLATAIYHGMKVDELVDLDLSYSPPYNSVWDPIQQAARRAK, encoded by the coding sequence ATGAAGTTTGTGATTATTGGCGGAGATGCAGCCGGCATGAGTGCGGCGATGCAAATTGTTCGTAATAGTGAAGGAAATGAAATTGTTACGTTGGAACGTGGTGAAATCTATTCGTACGGCCAGTGTGGTCTGCCATATGTATTTGGAGGAGAGGTGGAATCATTTGATGATTTAGTTGCCAGAACGCCGGAGCAGTTTCGCAATAAGTATGGAATTGATGCGAGGCAGCTTCATGAAGTTACCAAAGTGGACTGTGACCACAAAGTCGTTTACGGAATCGATCATAACAGCGGGGAAAAGTTTAAAGAATCCTATGATCGTTTACTTATCGCTACGGGTGCAGATCCCGTCATGCCGCCATGGGAAGGAAAGGATCTGTCTGGTATTTACTCATTAAAAACGATCCCTGATGCAAAGGATATTATGGCCGGGTTAGGAGATAAAGCAGATCAAGTGACGATTATCGGTGGAGGTTATATTGGCCTGGAGATGGCTGAGAATTTGGCTGCCATTGGGAAGAAAATAAATATTATTGATCGTGGCGATCGTTTAGGCAAAATTTTTGACGAAGATATGAGTGAATTCATTCATAAGGAAGCTGAGAAGCAAGGTGTTGAGTTGTTACTTGGTGAATCTGTAGAAGGGTTCAATGGAACGAAAAAGGTAAACAGTGTGATCACCGATAAAGGAGAATATGAAACTGATCTTGTTCTGGCAGCTGTCGGTGTAGCTCCTAACACTTCTTTTTTAAACGGAACAGGCATTTATACGAGTTATCATCAGGCGATTGAAGTAAATGCTTTTATGGAAACGAGCATTATGGATATTTATGCAGCGGGAGATTGTGCTACACAGTTTAACCGTGTTAAGCAGCGGCCGGATTATGTGCCGCTTGGAACCCATGCAAATAAACAAGGTCGAATTGCAGGGTTAAATATGGTAGATCACCCTCGAACTTTTCAGGGGATTGTCGGTACTTCCATTCTGAAGTTCTTCGATTTGACGCTTGGCAGGACAGGAATTTCCTCCCAGGAGGCAAAGGAAGCACATATCCCTTACAAAACAGTGAAAATTGACTCTACACACGCAGCCGGATATTATTCAAAAGAAGATCCGATGACACTGAAACTGATTTACGATGAACAATCAAGACAGTTACTTGGAGGCCAGGTTATCGGAGGTCAGGGTGTTGATAAACGAATCGATGTGCTGGCAACAGCGATTTACCATGGTATGAAGGTTGATGAGCTTGTTGATTTGGATCTCTCTTACTCTCCGCCTTATAACAGTGTGTGGGATCCGATTCAGCAAGCGGCGCGCCGTGCTAAGTGA
- a CDS encoding class I SAM-dependent DNA methyltransferase — protein sequence MEYKGPSVYDEDDFFQRFLSRRNRVDSPNNTMEYPAFMKLLGEVDQTKILDLGCGDAQFGVKLLNQGCSSYEGVEGSRNMAAQAAKNLNGLQGHVSHSYLEEWNYPLNHYDFVISRMSFHYIEKLEHIFKQINRALHENGRFIFSVQHPVLTASQVSAVQSSRKTNWVVDDYFQGRKRVEPWIDEQVVKYHRTIEDYVKIIKASGFKMDDISECTPKREMFTSEEEYRRRLRIPLFLIFACHK from the coding sequence ATGGAGTATAAAGGTCCATCAGTCTATGATGAGGATGATTTTTTCCAACGTTTTTTATCAAGAAGAAATAGGGTGGATAGTCCAAATAATACAATGGAATACCCGGCTTTTATGAAGTTGCTCGGAGAAGTGGATCAGACAAAGATTCTTGACCTTGGGTGTGGAGATGCTCAGTTTGGTGTGAAGTTGCTCAATCAAGGGTGCTCATCATACGAAGGAGTGGAAGGTTCGCGTAACATGGCAGCGCAAGCAGCAAAAAATCTTAACGGATTACAAGGACACGTGTCTCATTCCTATTTAGAGGAATGGAACTACCCTTTGAACCACTATGATTTTGTCATTTCACGGATGTCCTTCCATTACATAGAAAAACTTGAGCACATTTTTAAGCAAATTAATCGAGCGCTTCATGAAAATGGCAGGTTTATTTTTAGTGTCCAACATCCAGTGTTAACAGCTTCACAAGTGAGTGCTGTGCAATCATCGAGAAAGACTAATTGGGTGGTCGATGACTATTTTCAAGGGAGAAAACGAGTTGAACCGTGGATCGATGAACAAGTCGTTAAATATCATCGCACGATTGAAGACTATGTTAAAATCATCAAAGCATCTGGTTTTAAAATGGACGATATAAGTGAATGTACGCCTAAGAGGGAAATGTTTACTAGTGAGGAAGAGTATCGGCGAAGATTGCGGATTCCGCTGTTCCTAATATTTGCTTGCCATAAATAG
- a CDS encoding carbon-nitrogen family hydrolase, with protein sequence MTTNLAIIQMDIAFGDPEVNRNHARTHIKEAVEHGGEVILLPEMWTTGYDLGRFDEIAEEIDGPTHQLMMELAQQHKVTVAGSVAERDGEDFYNTFVVYDESGQRRLKYRKAHLFRLMDEEKFLKSGDQQGVFQLGNTPVAGVICYDIRFPEWIRTHMLEGARGLFVTAEWPKPRTEHWRNILISRAIENQCFVIACNRVGADPNNEFGGHSLVIDPWGTVVGEASEEEEILIVEVDFSRVEAIREQIPIFQDRRPDLYK encoded by the coding sequence ATGACAACAAATTTGGCAATTATTCAAATGGATATAGCTTTTGGTGATCCCGAAGTGAACCGAAATCATGCACGGACACACATAAAAGAAGCTGTTGAACATGGCGGGGAAGTTATTCTTCTTCCTGAAATGTGGACGACAGGTTACGATTTAGGTCGTTTTGATGAAATCGCAGAAGAAATAGACGGTCCTACCCACCAATTAATGATGGAATTGGCACAACAACATAAGGTTACGGTCGCAGGTTCTGTAGCCGAACGTGATGGAGAGGATTTTTACAATACGTTTGTTGTCTATGATGAGTCTGGTCAGCGTCGTCTGAAGTATCGAAAAGCCCACTTATTCCGCTTGATGGATGAAGAGAAATTTTTGAAATCAGGGGATCAACAGGGTGTATTTCAATTAGGAAATACACCTGTAGCTGGTGTGATCTGTTATGATATTCGCTTCCCTGAATGGATTCGAACGCACATGCTTGAAGGTGCCCGTGGATTGTTCGTCACGGCTGAATGGCCAAAGCCGAGGACTGAGCATTGGCGGAATATATTAATCAGCCGCGCTATCGAAAACCAATGTTTCGTCATTGCTTGTAACCGAGTTGGAGCCGATCCTAATAACGAATTTGGCGGTCATTCACTTGTGATTGACCCATGGGGGACGGTCGTTGGTGAGGCCAGTGAAGAGGAAGAGATATTGATTGTAGAAGTTGATTTTTCCAGAGTAGAGGCTATTCGCGAACAGATTCCGATATTTCAGGACCGCAGACCCGATCTTTATAAGTAA